The following proteins are co-located in the Arctopsyche grandis isolate Sample6627 chromosome 3, ASM5162203v2, whole genome shotgun sequence genome:
- the LOC143909367 gene encoding histone H2B-like, which produces MPPKTSGKAAKKSGGKAQKNISKGDGKKKNKRRRKESYAIYIYKVLKQVHPDTGISSKAMSIMNSFVNDIFERIAAEASRLAHYNKRSTITSREIQTAVRLLLPGELAKHAVSEGTKAVTKYTSSK; this is translated from the coding sequence ATGCCGCCCAAGACTAGTGGAAAGGCCGCCAAGAAATCTGGGGGCAAAGCCCAGAAGAACATCTCCAAGGGGGATGGAAAGAAGAAGAACAAGCGCAGGAGGAAGGAGAGCTACGCCATCTACATCTACAAGGTGTTGAAGCAGGTGCACCCCGACACCGGCATCTCGTCGAAGGCGATGAGCATCATGAACAGCTTCGTCAACGACATATTCGAGCGCATCGCAGCCGAGGCTTCTCGTCTCGCCCACTACAACAAACGCTCCACCATCACTTCTCGGGAAATCCAGACCGCAGTCCGTCTCCTGCTTCCGGGAGAATTGGCCAAGCACGCTGTCTCTGAAGGCACCAAAGCCGTCACCAAATACACCAGCTCCAAGTAG
- the LOC143909372 gene encoding histone H4, protein MTGRGKGGKGLGKGGAKRHRKVLRDNIQGITKPAIRRLARRGGVKRISGLIYEETRGVLKVFLENVIRDAVTYTEHAKRKTVTAMDVVYALKRQGRTLYGFGG, encoded by the coding sequence ATGACTGGTCGCGGAAAGGGAGGAAAGGGGTTGGGAAAAGGGGGCGCTAAGCGTCACAGGAAGGTGTTGCGAGACAACATCCAGGGCATCACCAAACCTGCCATCAGACGTCTCGCTCGTCGTGGAGGAGTCAAGCGTATCTCGGGTCTGATCTACGAGGAGACCAGAGGCGTCCTCAAGGTGTTCCTGGAAAACGTGATCAGGGATGCCGTCACCTACACCGAGCACGCCAAGCGCAAGACCGTCACTGCCATGGACGTGGTCTACGCTCTCAAGAGACAAGGACGCACCCTTTACGGATTCGGCGGTTAG